Genomic segment of Myxococcus stipitatus:
GGTCACCAGCGCCGAGCGTCGAATGCTGAAGCTGTGTGCGGAGCGATGGAACGTCGAGTGGGCTCAGGTCGAGATGGCCCTCAACGCCGGGCCGCAGCTCTTCGACCGACTCCTGACGCGAGGCAGCCCCGAGGCGGAGGTCTTCCTGCGCAACATCGTCGAGGTGGCCTTGGTCGATGGGCGCATCGACCGCAAGGAGCGACGGATGCTCGAGTCCGCCGCCACGCACCTGGGCCTCGAGGAGCAGCTCGCCGCGATGCTCGACGGCCGCTGACCCTTCTGCCCGTTTCGCCTCTCGCCACCCGTGCGCTGGGTGGCGATGGGGTCTGCCGGGAGTTCGGTGGCCCCCTCGGAGTCAGCACTCTCCGTATGATTACGGAGAGTGAAATCCAGCCCACTCCAGCACTCAGGGGGAGGAAGGCTTCTCTGTCTGGTAGGTCTGGATGACGCCCTGCACGCGGTCCGTGACGGACTGGAGGGCCCAGGTGGCGGCCGTCGCCGCGTCCAGGCGCGCCAGGGTCTCCGCCATCATCGTGGAGAGGTCGTTCACCGCCCCGAAGAGCTGCGAGACACCCGCGGCCTGCTGCCCCACCGCGGCGGAGATGCGGCGAACGCTGTCGGTGCTGTTGTCCATCATCGACGAGAGGCCCTGCAGGCTCTCTCCCGATGCGCGCACCACTTCCAGGTCCTGCGCCATCCGGTCGGAGCCCTTGCGGCTCAGGTCCACCACGGTGTTGATGGACTTGAGGGTGTCATCGAGGATGACGCGCACCTCCTTCGTGGCCTCCTGTGACTGACGCGCGAGGCGACGCATCTCCGTCGCGACCACCGCGAAGCCTCGGCCCTTCTCTCCCGAGCGCGCGGCCTCGATGGCGGCGTTGATGGCCACCATGTTGGACTGGTCCGCCAGGTCCTTCACGGTGGAGGCGACGGCGGTGAGCTGACGGGCCCGCGCCCCCAGTCCCTCGAGCTGGCTCGACAACAGGGCGGCCTGCTCGCGGATGCCCTCCAACCCCCGCATGCTCTTGCCGATCATCGCCTGCGCGGAGGCGCCGGCATCCCCCGCCTGCGTCGTGGACTCGAGGATGACCTCCGCCTGTCGCGCGGCCACCTCGGACGTGCGCTGGATCTCCGTCGCCGTCACCTGCGTCTCCGTCAGGGCCTGCGACTGGCGCGACAGCATGCGCCGCTGCTCCTCGGTCGACGCGCTCAACGCCCGCATCGCGTCCGTCAGGTGACGGGTGGAGTCCACGAGCGGCTCCACCACTCGCGCCTGCACCTCGCCCTGCACCAGCTCCAGCCGCGCCTGGCGAGACGCCAGGTCCCTCAAGTCCCGCAGGCCGCTGCGGCACGTGAGGATGAGGAAGATGAGCTCGAACACCACCCACCCCGCATGCTCCAGCGGGCGCAGCATGCTCACCAGGCTCGTGCCGAAGATGGACTCGGGCCAGAAGAGGCCGCGAGCCACATGGTCCACCACGACGACACCGGCGTAGATGAACAGCACCCGGATGTCCCGGTAGACCGCCAGGAAGGCCAGCGAACCGAAGACGTGGAAGTGTGTCTCGATGCGGCCATCCGTGAGGTGAATGAGCAGCGCCGACGTTAGCGCCTGCGCCACGGCGATGGAGAAGCGGGTGGAGGTGCTCCCCGGCCGCAGCAGGCTCAGCGTCACGGGAAGGCTCGCGACCACGAGGCCCAGCACTCCCGCGGCCCACACGTGGGGATGCACCTGGCTGGAAGTACCCTCCCAGGTCCGAGGCGACAAAACGAGCGCGATGACCAGCCCGCCCAGCCACTGAAGCCCCATCAGCACCGCGAACATCCGGTCCGTCCGGCGGCTGAGGGCGTTTTGATGCTCGTCGAAGATGTCTCGCGAGCGTCGCGCGAGAGCCTCCGCGTCGACCGTGTGCGTCATGAAGCCACTTCCCGGGTGCGAATGCAGGGTCGTTTCCAACCCAGGCTACCAGCCGCATCGCATCTCGGGAACCACTGTCGGAAACTTACGAAGTCACCACCCCATCTCCATGAACCCAGCCAATCAGGCTCGCTCATGGAGGAGGCAGACGGGCACGAGGCCCGGTGCTCAGGTCTGCGCGCGCCGGGAGGCCTTCTTCTCCCGCTCTCCGAGCGCGGCCTGGAGGTACTTGCCCGCCAGCTTGCGGCCGATGAGCTCCTGGGCGATTTCGCCCGCCTCGACCAGCCGGTCCAGGTGGATGCCCGTGTCCACGCCCATGCCGTGGAACATGAAGACGGCATCCTCGGTGGCCAGGTTGCCCGCGGCCCCGGGGGCATAGGGACACCCGCCGAGCCCGCCGATGCTCGCGTCGAACGTCGTCACGCCGGCCGACAAGCCCACGAGCGAGTTGGCCAGCGCGGTTCCCCGCGTGTCATGCAGGTGCAGCGCGAGCTTCTCCACCGGGATGTGCTGGAGCAGCGCGCCGAGGATCTCCTCCGTCTGCCGGGGAGTGCCCACGCCGATCGTATCGCCCAGGCTGAGCTGGTAGATGCCCGCGTCCACCAGGTAGCGGCAGATGTCCACCACGCGCTCCACGGGGACGTGGCCCTCGTAGGGGCAGCCCCAGACGGTGGACAGGTAGCCCCGCACGCGCATCCCGGCCTGGAGCGCGGCGGCGGTGACTTCGCGCGCGCTCGCCATGGCCTCGGCGATGGTCTTGTTGATGTTCTTCTTGGAGTGGGCCTCCGAGGCGGAGATGAAGACCGCGGCCTCCTCGAGGCCCGCGTCCTTCGCGCGCTCGAGGCCCTTGAGGTTGGGCACCAGCGCGGAGAACACGACGCCCTCGCGCCGCCCCACCAGCTTCAACAGCTCCTCCGCGTCCGCCAGCTGGGGAATCCACTTGGGCGAGACGAACGAGGTGACTTCGATGCGCTTCTCGCCCGCGTTCACCAGCGCGTCGATGAGTCGCGCCTTGTCTCGCGTGGGCAGCGTGCGCAGCTCGTTCTGCAAGCCATCGCGAGGCCCCACTTCGTACACTTCGACCTGCTTCGGTAGCTGGCCTAGCAGGGTACCGCGCGCTCGTGAATGTGGGGTCTCAGCCATCTCGAAGCACCGCTCCAACAATCAGGTCGGCAGACAACTGCGTCAGCGGCTCACCGTCGAGCCCGCCGTGTACCCAGGCGATTGAAAACCCGGTGCTTTCCAACAGCCCGGCAAGTTCCGCAAGGGGATAGTAGCGAATGGCGTAGCACGCAGACAGGACTCGGCCATCCTTCAGCGTCAACGTCCGCCGGCCCACGTCGCGTCCGGTGGACACGTCGAACTGGCTCTCCTCTTCGAGCACCGCGCCGTCGGGGAGCATCCGCTGGAAGGCGGCGCGCGGTGACGCGGCGAGCCGCTCGTGCGGCACCGTGTGGAACACCAGTCGCCCTCCCCGCTTCAGCGCCCGGGCCACCTCCCGGAGGATGGCCACATGCTCGTCGTC
This window contains:
- a CDS encoding class I SAM-dependent methyltransferase produces the protein MDFFGELYLRSTLPFLSGAVTAREAEYLARAFADAPGSGFIADLGCGHGRHASRLNVSGPLAQRIIGLEKDALSLSMRRRGFPVVRGDLRALPFQDGTLSGAYAWYSTLFAFTDDEHVAILREVARALKRGGRLVFHTVPHERLAASPRAAFQRMLPDGAVLEEESQFDVSTGRDVGRRTLTLKDGRVLSACYAIRYYPLAELAGLLESTGFSIAWVHGGLDGEPLTQLSADLIVGAVLRDG
- a CDS encoding methyl-accepting chemotaxis protein is translated as MTHTVDAEALARRSRDIFDEHQNALSRRTDRMFAVLMGLQWLGGLVIALVLSPRTWEGTSSQVHPHVWAAGVLGLVVASLPVTLSLLRPGSTSTRFSIAVAQALTSALLIHLTDGRIETHFHVFGSLAFLAVYRDIRVLFIYAGVVVVDHVARGLFWPESIFGTSLVSMLRPLEHAGWVVFELIFLILTCRSGLRDLRDLASRQARLELVQGEVQARVVEPLVDSTRHLTDAMRALSASTEEQRRMLSRQSQALTETQVTATEIQRTSEVAARQAEVILESTTQAGDAGASAQAMIGKSMRGLEGIREQAALLSSQLEGLGARARQLTAVASTVKDLADQSNMVAINAAIEAARSGEKGRGFAVVATEMRRLARQSQEATKEVRVILDDTLKSINTVVDLSRKGSDRMAQDLEVVRASGESLQGLSSMMDNSTDSVRRISAAVGQQAAGVSQLFGAVNDLSTMMAETLARLDAATAATWALQSVTDRVQGVIQTYQTEKPSSP
- a CDS encoding hydroxymethylglutaryl-CoA lyase codes for the protein MAETPHSRARGTLLGQLPKQVEVYEVGPRDGLQNELRTLPTRDKARLIDALVNAGEKRIEVTSFVSPKWIPQLADAEELLKLVGRREGVVFSALVPNLKGLERAKDAGLEEAAVFISASEAHSKKNINKTIAEAMASAREVTAAALQAGMRVRGYLSTVWGCPYEGHVPVERVVDICRYLVDAGIYQLSLGDTIGVGTPRQTEEILGALLQHIPVEKLALHLHDTRGTALANSLVGLSAGVTTFDASIGGLGGCPYAPGAAGNLATEDAVFMFHGMGVDTGIHLDRLVEAGEIAQELIGRKLAGKYLQAALGEREKKASRRAQT